Proteins co-encoded in one Euleptes europaea isolate rEulEur1 chromosome 1, rEulEur1.hap1, whole genome shotgun sequence genomic window:
- the PODNL1 gene encoding podocan-like protein 1: MAEVPQRLVSWPRAECVGKWDREEAVSFGNSGPGGPVAEVISGRGGEVRKPQKGGWWRPYPGRGASGRARERRRRSAADPRPPGSPPCLAGLPPASPGGGSLMQPPPPLPGCQGLQDAETRRLSAPRPRLRVQTGGEAGASGRRPRSGSGAYPAGRWGTELWGPETSFWEGSRAHLELCGGGLFLLLLSIPDGLPFESQEDDDLPPAMPRPMSGTSARNVLSCPANCTCPVEETVDCGGLDLHIFPSNLSKSIQHLSLQNNRLQELPYNELSRLAHLKTLNLHNNHITSEGLPDEAFESLQALQYIYLANNQLSDAPQFLPGTVRIVDMAANHLTQLYQLTFGHKPGLRSVYLHNNQLSNGGLPFDAFNGSDAVSTLILSSNLLTYVPQNLPLAVVRLHLQNNRISRIPKGALSRQWRLRELYLQNNNLTNDGLDPSTFSKLKSLEYLDLSNNNLTEVPPGLPANVVILHLGRNRLNSLPPERLSRARGLQYLLLQSNALTASGVHPEAFARLRSLHTLHLYNNRLESVPPGLPRRVQSLMLLHNRIARIGPQDFATTYALAELNLSYNRLYSAHIHRLAFRKLRRLESIDLSGNRLTLLPAGLPPSLQVLNLQKNQINSLSPELLANLTVLKELHLAHNRLRIGGISPGTWQELHGLKLLDLSYNELSYVPPDLPESLEYLYLQHNRIAVLTAEAFLTTPNLRAIALRSNRLLAANVSAEAFAELKQLEVVDTTGNPEPINILLLQAGHWVQPQSGT; encoded by the exons GCTGTCTCATTCG GGAATTCAGGCCCAGGGGGTCCTGTGGCTGAAGTCATCTCGGGGCGGGGGGGCGAGGTCAGGAAGCCCCAGAAGGGTGGGTGGTGGCGCCCCTAcccggggaggggggcatctGGGAGGGCGCGGGAGCGCAGGCGGCGAAGCGCGGCGGATCCCCGGCCCCCGGGGAGTCCTCCGTGCCTGGCCGGCCTTCCCCCAGCCTCCCCCGGCGGGGGGAGCCTTATGCAAccgcccccgcccctccccggcTGCCAGGGGTTGCAAGACGCCGAGACGCGCCGGCTCAGCGCGCCCCGTCCCCGGCTGCGCGTGCAGACCGGCGGGGAGGCCGGAGCCAGCGGCCGGCGGCCCCGATCCGGGAGCGGCGCCTACCCAGCAGGGCGATG gggaaccgagcTCTGGGGTCCGGAGACCTCATTCTGGGAGggctccagggcccacctggag CTGTGCGGCGGCGGCCTCTTCCTGCTGCTACTGAGCATCCCGGACGGCTTGCCGTTCGAGAGTCAGGAGGACGATGACCTGCCACCGGCGATGCCCCGGCCCATGTCGGGCACCTCTGCCCGGAATGTGCTCAGCTGCCCGGCCAATTGCACCTGCCCGGTGGAGGAGACGGTGGACTGCGGCGGCCTCGACCTGCACATCTTCCCCAGCAACCTCTCCAAGAGCATCCAGCATCTGTCGCTGCAG AATAATCGGCTTCAGGAACTGCCCTACAACGAGCTCTCTCGACTGGCTCACTTGAAGACCCtcaatcttcacaacaaccacatCACCTCGGAGG GTCTCCCGGATGAAGCCTTCGAGTCCCTGCAGGCGCTTCAGTACATCTACCTGGCCAACAATCAg CTCTCGGATGCCCCGCAGTTCCTGCCTGGCACTGTGCGCATTGTGGACATGGCGGCCAACCACCTGACTCAGCTCTACCAACTCACCTTTGGACATAAGCCTGGCCTCAG GTCtgtttatctgcacaacaaccaaCTGAGCAATGGGGGCCTGCCTTTCGATGCCTTCAACGGCTCGGATGCTGTCAGCACCCTCATTCTCTCCAGCAACCTGCTCACCTACGTGCCCCAGAACTTGCCCCTGGCAGTCGTCCGCCTGCATCTACAG AACAACCGCATCTCCCGCATCCCTAAGGGGGCCTTGAGCAGACAGTGGCGCCTCCGGGAACTCTACCTGCAGAACAACAACCTGACCAACGATGGCCTTGACCCCTCCACCTTCAG CAAGCTGAAGAGCCTGGAGTACCTGGATCTTTCCAACAACAACCTGACCGAGGTGCCTCCCGGCCTGCCCGCAAACGTCGTGATCCTGCACCTGGGCCGGAACCGCCTGAACTCTCTCCCGCCGGAGCGCCTGAGCCGCGCACGGGGCCTGCAGTACCTCCTGCTCCAAAGCAACGCGCTGACCGCCTCCGGCGTGCACCCGGAGGCCTTCGCCCGCTTGCGCTCCCTCCACACGCTCCACCTGTACAACAACCGCCTGGAGAGCGTGCCCCCCGGGCTGCCGAGGCGGGTCCAGTCCCTGATGCTGCTGCACAACCGCATCGCGCGCATCGGGCCGCAGGACTTCGCCACCACCTACGCCCTGGCTGAGCTCAACCTCAGCTACAACCGGCTGTACAGCGCCCACATCCACCGCCTGGCCTTCCGGAAGCTGCGGCGCCTGGAGTCCATCGACCTGTCCGGCAACCGGCTGACCCTCCTGCCCGCCGGCCTGCCCCCCAGCCTGCAGGTCCTCAACCTCCAGAAGAACCAGATCAACTCCCTTTCGCCAGAGCTGCTGGCCAACCTCACCGTGCTCAAGGAGCTGCACCTGGCCCACAACCGTCTGCGGATCGGCGGCATTTCGCCCGGCACCTGGCAGGAGCTGCATGGGCTCAAG CTGTTGGACCTGAGCTACAACGAGCTGTCCTACGTTCCCCCAGACCTGCCCGAGTCGCTCGAGTATCTCTACTTGCAGCACAACCGGATCGCTGTGCTCACAGCCGAGGCCTTCCTCACGACACCCAACCTCCGCGCGATCGCTCTGCG ATCCAATCGCTTACTGGCAGCCAACGTGTCTGCGGAGGCGTTTGCGGAgctgaagcagctggaggtggtGGACACGACCGGGAACCCGGAGCCGATCAACATCCTTCTCCTGCAGGCCGGACACTGGGTCCAGCCCCAGTCGGGCACCTAG